One Edaphobacter flagellatus genomic region harbors:
- a CDS encoding metallophosphoesterase family protein, translated as MPTPRKHLPAKKHPKSPGKPKRGTPKTPTAGDPIFGQPTPSPDPSGFKNPVTDQKDTGVGIVEAVPAAANKAVEPVLTLAQVYGSQGPGVVSGIQKAGQIVFHSVGDTGSAKGPSTQSQVADKMVTDFTETNSADVPSFLFHLGDLVYYFGESNYYYDQFFEPYRLYPAPIVAIPGNHDGVVYATDPEPTLTAFLRNFCATSFAPSPDAGGLLRSTMIQPAVYFTFDCPFVRILGLYSNVLEDPGVISDQSGTYKTLDSRQVDFLTAALKRVKSDKFTGAVIIAVHHPPFTGGAVHGGSPLMLADIDTACKSAGVWPHAVFSGHAHNYQRFTRTINNMQIPFLVAGNGGHSPLSAMRSTYRTPYKIDNTLTLENYNTTDYGYLRVIVNAQTMRIELHPASTAGTAKTPTDTVTVNLANYTITA; from the coding sequence ATCCCATCTTCGGTCAGCCCACGCCTTCGCCTGATCCTTCCGGGTTCAAAAATCCTGTCACCGACCAGAAGGACACCGGGGTCGGCATCGTCGAGGCGGTTCCCGCCGCAGCCAACAAAGCCGTTGAGCCTGTGCTGACGCTGGCGCAGGTCTACGGCTCGCAGGGGCCAGGCGTCGTCTCCGGCATTCAGAAGGCCGGGCAGATCGTCTTCCACTCCGTCGGTGATACCGGCAGCGCCAAAGGTCCCTCCACGCAATCGCAGGTCGCCGACAAGATGGTGACCGACTTCACCGAGACCAACTCCGCCGACGTTCCCTCCTTCCTCTTCCACCTCGGCGACCTTGTCTATTACTTCGGCGAATCCAACTACTATTACGACCAGTTCTTCGAACCCTACCGCCTTTATCCGGCACCAATCGTCGCCATCCCCGGCAACCATGACGGCGTGGTCTACGCCACCGACCCCGAGCCCACGCTCACGGCCTTCCTCCGCAACTTCTGCGCGACTTCGTTCGCACCCTCGCCCGATGCCGGCGGATTGCTGCGCAGCACGATGATTCAGCCGGCGGTCTACTTCACCTTCGACTGCCCCTTCGTGCGTATCCTCGGCCTCTATTCCAATGTGCTTGAAGACCCCGGTGTCATTTCTGACCAGAGCGGTACGTACAAGACGCTCGATTCGCGGCAGGTCGATTTCCTTACCGCTGCGCTCAAGCGCGTGAAGTCCGACAAGTTCACCGGAGCCGTCATCATCGCCGTGCATCATCCCCCATTTACCGGAGGCGCCGTGCATGGCGGCAGCCCGCTGATGCTCGCTGACATCGACACAGCCTGCAAGAGCGCGGGCGTATGGCCGCACGCTGTCTTCTCCGGTCACGCGCACAACTACCAGCGCTTTACGCGGACGATCAATAACATGCAGATTCCGTTCCTTGTCGCGGGCAACGGAGGCCACTCGCCGCTCTCGGCCATGCGCTCGACTTACCGCACGCCTTACAAGATCGACAACACGCTGACGCTCGAAAACTACAACACCACCGACTACGGTTACCTGCGCGTCATCGTCAATGCACAGACCATGCGCATCGAGTTGCACCCAGCCTCGACAGCCGGAACCGCCAAGACGCCGACCGACACCGTCACCGTCAATCTCGCCAACTACACCATTACCGCCTGA
- a CDS encoding Bax inhibitor-1/YccA family protein, whose product MPMNDYQMNSYPTIIDAPREETSSLLAKVLGITALGFLITAFGVATAPPWGTFVGFILVIGLIFGINFTRKAQPAVALALFMGLAYFMGWEIGPLIQRYIRTFGSGLVFNAAATTGCGMAVMGCISYLFSINYRRVAGIGFAALLVLIIAGIASMFFHFLTPDTYSWLTLGVFSLLTVADFARIRAGGDGASAVSLALSIYLDGINIFMAVLQLMGGRRSRD is encoded by the coding sequence ATGCCCATGAACGACTACCAGATGAACAGCTATCCCACCATCATCGACGCCCCGCGCGAGGAGACCTCGTCGCTGCTGGCTAAGGTGCTTGGAATCACCGCGCTTGGCTTCCTGATCACTGCCTTTGGCGTGGCCACCGCGCCACCGTGGGGAACCTTCGTCGGCTTCATCCTGGTCATTGGACTGATCTTCGGCATCAACTTTACGCGTAAAGCGCAGCCAGCCGTCGCGCTTGCCCTCTTCATGGGCCTCGCCTACTTCATGGGCTGGGAGATCGGCCCGCTGATCCAGCGTTACATCCGCACCTTCGGCTCGGGGTTGGTCTTCAACGCCGCCGCGACGACGGGTTGCGGCATGGCAGTGATGGGATGCATCTCGTACCTGTTCAGCATCAATTACCGCCGCGTCGCCGGAATCGGCTTTGCCGCATTGCTGGTGCTGATCATCGCCGGTATCGCGAGCATGTTCTTCCACTTCCTGACGCCGGATACGTACAGCTGGCTGACACTCGGCGTCTTCTCCCTGCTGACCGTGGCTGACTTCGCGCGCATCCGCGCAGGCGGCGATGGAGCCTCTGCCGTATCGCTCGCGCTGAGCATCTACCTCGACGGCATCAACATCTTCATGGCTGTGCTGCAGTTGATGGGCGGACGCCGCAGCCGCGACTAA
- a CDS encoding LOG family protein, translating into MATDPNTLPPPEPEPLESAPLAYENSKFLNSADARILRIMAEYQEPLSRFRRERIQDTVVFFGSARFRALDVAAANFELLANTGSKEPAPEQPATLQEVEHGQATGARLRLAGAAIEMAAYYEDARILANKLATWSKSLPGPRHRFVVTSGGGPGIMEAANRGAYEAGAKTIGLNIKLPFEQQPNPYITPSLNFDFHYFFMRKYWFAYLAKALVIFPGGFGTLDEMFELLTLAQTNKLAKKITTVIYGSPYWKSVINLDVLAERGAIAPGDLNLFRFADTPDEAFEILKEDLTKNHLNSDYEKALQERARAAAGAKDVPHDPMPTAQEILGPDIAPTL; encoded by the coding sequence ATGGCTACTGACCCGAATACACTACCTCCTCCTGAGCCTGAGCCGCTGGAGAGCGCTCCGCTTGCCTATGAGAACTCGAAGTTTTTGAACTCGGCCGACGCGCGCATTCTGCGCATCATGGCGGAGTACCAGGAGCCGCTGTCGCGTTTTCGTCGCGAGCGCATCCAGGACACAGTGGTTTTCTTCGGCTCGGCACGTTTTCGCGCACTGGATGTTGCGGCTGCGAACTTTGAGCTGCTGGCGAATACGGGCTCGAAGGAGCCCGCGCCGGAGCAACCGGCCACGCTGCAGGAGGTCGAGCACGGGCAGGCGACGGGCGCACGGTTGCGGCTGGCAGGCGCCGCGATTGAGATGGCTGCGTACTACGAGGATGCGCGCATTCTGGCCAACAAGCTGGCGACCTGGTCGAAGTCGCTGCCCGGGCCACGGCATCGCTTTGTGGTGACCTCGGGCGGAGGCCCCGGCATTATGGAGGCAGCGAATCGTGGCGCGTACGAGGCGGGTGCGAAGACGATTGGCCTGAACATCAAGCTGCCGTTCGAGCAGCAGCCGAATCCGTACATTACGCCGTCGCTGAACTTCGACTTCCACTACTTCTTCATGCGCAAGTACTGGTTTGCGTATCTGGCGAAGGCCCTGGTGATCTTTCCGGGAGGCTTCGGCACGCTGGACGAGATGTTCGAGCTGTTGACGCTGGCGCAGACGAACAAGCTGGCGAAGAAGATCACGACGGTCATCTACGGCAGCCCGTACTGGAAGAGTGTCATCAATCTGGATGTGCTGGCGGAGCGGGGCGCGATTGCTCCGGGCGACCTGAATCTCTTTCGCTTTGCCGATACGCCGGATGAGGCCTTCGAGATTCTGAAGGAAGACCTGACGAAGAATCACCTGAACTCGGACTACGAGAAGGCGCTGCAGGAGAGGGCTCGCGCGGCAGCAGGAGCAAAAGATGTGCCGCACGATCCGATGCCGACAGCACAGGAGATTCTGGGGCCGGATATCGCGCCGACACTTTAA
- a CDS encoding DUF1080 domain-containing protein, whose translation MMLTTKTFAPASFLVLLSAGIFAAAQQPGTTSAPRSIALTDTANLISRGAKTEVVEYKGRKALHIITQPERGSGITLLKDVDFRDGTIEVDIAAKVTTPPGVRMPGFIGIGFRARPDASRYELFYIRPNNSRSEDQAMRNHSVQYSSEPNFGWEVLRRQWPMVYESYTDLQPAEWTKVKIEVHGRRATLYLNGSPNPSLVVDGLKGEDLHGGIVLYSFVGEEAYYSNLKITPAAPEPIKNGGEATGTWDVAFNTDAGRFKGTMTLTRDNTRLAGTWSGELGNDVPVTGTWRDGYVELTFTGTWPDNKASAPIRLAGWIDDDSAHGRMKMEGYAEGQWTAQRQK comes from the coding sequence ATGATGCTCACGACTAAGACGTTCGCGCCCGCAAGCTTCCTCGTCCTGCTCTCTGCCGGAATCTTCGCAGCCGCTCAACAACCCGGCACGACCTCGGCACCGCGCAGCATCGCCCTCACCGACACCGCGAACCTCATCTCCAGGGGAGCCAAAACGGAGGTCGTCGAATACAAAGGTCGCAAGGCACTCCACATCATCACGCAGCCCGAAAGGGGCTCTGGAATCACCCTCCTCAAGGACGTCGATTTTCGCGACGGCACGATCGAGGTCGACATCGCCGCCAAGGTCACAACCCCTCCCGGTGTGCGCATGCCCGGCTTCATCGGCATCGGCTTCCGTGCCCGCCCCGACGCCTCGCGGTACGAGCTCTTTTACATTCGGCCCAATAACTCCAGGTCTGAAGACCAGGCCATGCGCAATCACTCCGTGCAATACAGTTCAGAGCCCAACTTCGGATGGGAGGTGCTGCGCAGACAGTGGCCCATGGTCTATGAAAGCTACACCGACCTCCAGCCCGCCGAGTGGACGAAGGTGAAGATCGAAGTCCACGGACGCCGCGCCACGCTGTACCTCAACGGCTCACCCAATCCCAGCCTCGTCGTCGACGGCCTGAAGGGCGAAGACCTCCATGGCGGCATCGTGCTCTATAGCTTCGTGGGCGAAGAGGCCTACTACTCTAACCTGAAGATCACTCCAGCAGCACCCGAGCCGATCAAAAACGGAGGCGAAGCGACCGGCACATGGGACGTCGCCTTCAACACCGACGCCGGGCGATTCAAAGGCACCATGACGCTCACTCGCGACAATACCAGGCTCGCAGGAACATGGTCCGGCGAGCTCGGCAACGACGTCCCCGTCACCGGCACATGGCGCGATGGCTACGTCGAGCTGACCTTCACCGGCACATGGCCCGACAACAAAGCATCCGCCCCCATTCGGCTCGCCGGCTGGATCGATGACGACTCCGCCCACGGCCGCATGAAGATGGAAGGCTACGCGGAAGGCCAGTGGACCGCGCAACGCCAGAAATAA
- a CDS encoding PEP-CTERM sorting domain-containing protein, producing MLVRFLRFALIPLTLTLGSLAARADSFNWSLTGPAASLGGFPETGSGTLTATETSGQWVIDSISGTLGASAITGLVSFRGGDNLLFPASTLLDPSGLSFATASGVEANIYSFYAPGSTDITPGNNYGEILGGAGSGFGVGTFNLTAVAPTPEPSSLLLLGTGVVGAFSVVRRRFVRS from the coding sequence ATGCTTGTACGTTTTCTTCGTTTCGCTTTGATCCCTCTTACACTCACTCTCGGCTCTCTTGCTGCGCGCGCCGACAGTTTCAACTGGAGCCTCACTGGTCCGGCGGCCTCACTCGGCGGCTTTCCGGAAACCGGCAGCGGCACTCTCACTGCAACGGAAACAAGCGGCCAGTGGGTCATCGATTCCATCAGTGGAACCCTCGGCGCGAGCGCCATCACCGGTCTCGTCAGCTTTCGGGGTGGCGATAATCTTCTCTTTCCTGCTTCCACGCTGCTTGACCCCTCGGGCCTGTCTTTTGCAACGGCAAGCGGAGTTGAGGCCAACATCTATAGCTTCTACGCGCCCGGTTCCACCGATATCACGCCTGGCAACAACTATGGCGAGATCCTCGGCGGTGCCGGCTCCGGCTTTGGCGTTGGCACCTTCAACCTCACAGCCGTCGCTCCCACTCCCGAGCCGTCCTCGCTTCTGCTACTCGGCACGGGCGTTGTCGGAGCCTTCAGCGTAGTCCGCCGTCGCTTCGTACGCTCCTAA
- a CDS encoding 3-keto-disaccharide hydrolase, which yields MPTRALLLVTALLFATLPLAAQTPNTLTAQEKAQGWHLLFDGKTSTGWRSTHSPGFPATGWEVKDGMISVTENGGEEGGNAGDIITARKYTNFELSVDFRITPGANSGIKYFVDLDMTPGHGGHGSAIGFEYQILDDAVHPDAKKGSNGDRTLASLYDMIPAAANKPVRPIGEWNTARIVIRGAHGEHWLNGVKVVEYERFTPAFRKLVADSKYHVYPNFGEAHDGYILLQDHGFPVSFRNIKIRELPATSR from the coding sequence ATGCCGACTCGCGCTCTCCTTCTCGTCACCGCTCTTCTCTTCGCTACACTCCCACTTGCCGCCCAGACTCCGAACACCCTCACTGCGCAGGAAAAGGCACAGGGCTGGCATCTTCTCTTTGACGGAAAGACCTCCACGGGCTGGCGCAGCACACACAGCCCTGGCTTCCCTGCCACAGGCTGGGAGGTCAAAGATGGCATGATCTCCGTCACCGAAAACGGCGGCGAAGAAGGTGGCAACGCCGGAGACATCATTACCGCACGCAAGTACACCAACTTTGAGTTGTCCGTGGATTTCCGCATCACTCCCGGCGCCAACAGCGGCATCAAGTACTTTGTCGATCTCGATATGACTCCAGGGCACGGTGGACATGGCTCCGCCATCGGCTTCGAGTACCAGATTCTCGACGATGCTGTTCACCCCGATGCAAAGAAAGGAAGCAACGGCGACCGTACCCTGGCCTCGCTCTACGACATGATCCCTGCCGCCGCCAACAAGCCTGTCAGACCCATCGGCGAATGGAACACGGCACGCATCGTCATTCGCGGAGCGCACGGCGAGCACTGGCTCAATGGAGTTAAGGTGGTTGAATACGAGCGCTTCACGCCGGCGTTCCGCAAACTCGTCGCCGATAGCAAATACCACGTCTATCCCAACTTCGGCGAAGCACACGATGGGTACATTCTGCTGCAGGACCACGGCTTCCCGGTATCGTTCCGCAACATCAAGATTCGCGAGCTTCCTGCAACATCACGCTGA
- a CDS encoding GGDEF domain-containing protein: protein MQDSRAISTADYLIQYEIGKLRSRSLRWLRFAPALEAKFERDTCKERSHRLWLEGLIAIIVLNLCLLADYLLVKDRMLISIVQQTEIVTPIALFVNYLMRLNLQAWAREGAVAAGMTIICFINLYVEGGRTAATATFGLMSVLITLLFVNVVMRLRFPYAAVTTVLMTAGGFIYACYSHGLRVSEQIIGASMMCLGSAITLTAAHSLERQERLSYLLFMNGEMQTAELHRLSNIDRLTELPNRRAFDERFEVLWAQGARENTQLSIILIDVDHFKVVNDVFGHLYGDEVLRNVASLLPQALRAQVDLAARYGGEEFVVLLPDTNQKMAIGVAERIRQLVERAGTPVSGYDGEQILKVTVSCGVSTCVPDVLLHPEKLLKQADRALYKAKESGRNRVEFRPCDLQEAAGEPTPSRKTSAMRRLSRLRETNRLR, encoded by the coding sequence ATGCAAGACTCCAGGGCCATTTCAACGGCCGACTATCTCATCCAGTACGAGATCGGAAAGCTGCGCAGCCGAAGCCTGCGCTGGCTCCGCTTTGCGCCTGCGCTTGAAGCAAAGTTCGAGCGGGATACATGCAAGGAGCGATCGCATCGTTTATGGCTTGAAGGGCTGATCGCCATCATCGTGTTGAACCTGTGCCTGCTGGCGGACTATCTGCTGGTGAAGGACAGGATGCTGATCTCCATCGTTCAGCAGACGGAGATCGTGACGCCGATTGCCTTGTTTGTGAACTACCTGATGCGGCTGAACCTGCAGGCATGGGCGCGTGAAGGCGCGGTTGCAGCAGGTATGACGATCATCTGTTTTATCAATCTGTATGTAGAAGGCGGTCGGACGGCGGCGACCGCGACCTTCGGTTTGATGTCGGTGCTGATCACGCTGTTGTTTGTGAATGTGGTGATGCGGCTGCGCTTTCCGTATGCGGCGGTGACAACGGTCCTTATGACGGCAGGCGGATTCATCTATGCCTGCTACTCGCATGGACTAAGGGTCTCCGAGCAGATTATCGGTGCCAGCATGATGTGTCTTGGAAGCGCTATTACGCTGACCGCCGCGCACAGTCTGGAGCGGCAGGAGCGGCTGAGCTACCTGCTGTTCATGAACGGCGAGATGCAGACCGCAGAGCTGCATCGGCTTTCAAACATCGACAGGCTGACGGAGCTGCCGAATCGTCGGGCCTTCGATGAGCGGTTTGAGGTGCTGTGGGCGCAAGGTGCGAGGGAGAACACACAGCTCAGCATCATTCTGATTGATGTCGATCATTTCAAGGTGGTGAACGATGTCTTCGGCCATCTTTATGGAGATGAGGTCTTGCGAAACGTTGCATCGCTGTTGCCGCAGGCGCTGCGGGCGCAGGTGGATCTCGCGGCGCGATACGGCGGCGAGGAGTTTGTCGTTCTGCTGCCGGACACAAATCAGAAGATGGCGATCGGCGTTGCCGAGAGAATACGGCAGCTGGTGGAGCGAGCCGGTACACCCGTGAGTGGCTATGACGGCGAACAGATACTGAAGGTCACAGTCAGTTGCGGTGTATCGACATGCGTGCCAGATGTATTGTTGCATCCGGAAAAGTTGTTGAAGCAAGCCGATCGCGCGCTGTATAAGGCGAAGGAGAGCGGGCGGAATCGCGTAGAGTTTCGTCCTTGCGATCTGCAGGAAGCCGCGGGCGAACCAACTCCATCCAGAAAGACGTCGGCGATGCGTCGCCTATCGCGCCTGCGGGAGACGAACCGTCTGCGATAG